From the genome of Spirosomataceae bacterium TFI 002, one region includes:
- a CDS encoding maltose phosphorylase, whose product MKNYIKHDEWQIIEDGFHPEHNEITESLMSLGNGRMGQRGNFEETYTGKSLQGNYIAGVWYPDKTRVGWWKNGYPNYFAKVINSINWVGFEIKIDGEEIDLATTKILSFKRSLNMKEGTLKREMTLELAGEKQVEIETIRFCSMAHDEAGAISYAIKPLNFDGTCHVITFLDGNVSNRDSNHGETFWEEIHKETAHLEAYLTLKTKQSPWDTVPTFEVISAMKVKVYQKGKKIDVKTLPLKGDKYVASEFKVGLIEGEKTVIQKYVANLSSENHAVVDLLPNSKKYLQSIYDLGFEDLLTAHIAKWESKWEYNDIKINGDVAAQQGIRFNIFHLNQTYTGEDARLNIGPKGFTGEKYGGVTYWDTEAYCLPFYLATAEPSVAKNLLVYRHNHLQKAIENASLLGFDKGAALYPMVTMNGEECHNEWEITFEEIHRNGAIAHAIYDYIQYTGDESYLAQFGLDVLIGISRFWAQRVNWSNAKEKYVMLGVTGPNEYENNVNNNWYTNYIAVWTLKYTLEAIQKVSQTEENRYNEIASNLNFDREGESGKWQHIIDNMYLGYDEERKVFLQQDGFLDKELLATAEITEHRPINQKWSWDRILRSCFIKQADVLQGMYFFENDFSIEELERNFDFYEPMTVHESSLSPCIHTILACKLGRLEKAYEMYVRTARLDIDDYNNDTEDGLHITSMAGTWLSVVKGFGGMKVTDDGLTFNPQLPSQWESFSFRVGHKGKLYEVVVDKSGHKVSEI is encoded by the coding sequence ATGAAAAATTACATTAAACACGACGAGTGGCAAATCATAGAAGATGGTTTCCACCCTGAACATAACGAAATAACAGAAAGTTTGATGAGCCTCGGAAACGGGCGAATGGGACAGAGAGGAAATTTTGAAGAAACATATACTGGCAAGTCTTTACAAGGAAACTACATTGCAGGAGTTTGGTACCCAGATAAAACAAGGGTAGGTTGGTGGAAGAATGGTTATCCTAACTACTTTGCTAAAGTGATCAACTCAATCAACTGGGTAGGTTTTGAAATAAAGATAGATGGTGAAGAAATTGACCTTGCAACAACTAAAATTCTTTCTTTCAAGCGAAGCTTGAACATGAAAGAGGGAACACTTAAGCGTGAAATGACTCTTGAGTTGGCTGGAGAAAAGCAGGTTGAAATAGAGACCATTCGTTTTTGTAGTATGGCACACGACGAAGCTGGTGCTATTTCTTATGCGATTAAACCACTTAATTTCGATGGAACATGTCACGTAATTACTTTTTTGGATGGAAACGTAAGTAATAGAGACTCAAACCACGGAGAGACGTTTTGGGAAGAAATCCATAAAGAAACTGCTCACTTAGAGGCATATTTAACTTTAAAAACAAAACAATCGCCTTGGGATACTGTACCAACATTTGAAGTTATTTCGGCGATGAAGGTGAAGGTATATCAAAAAGGTAAAAAGATTGATGTAAAGACACTTCCACTCAAAGGTGATAAATACGTCGCAAGTGAGTTTAAGGTTGGATTAATTGAAGGAGAAAAGACGGTAATACAAAAGTATGTTGCCAATCTATCTTCTGAGAATCATGCTGTGGTAGACCTTCTTCCAAATTCAAAAAAATACTTACAATCTATTTACGATCTAGGTTTTGAAGATTTATTAACTGCTCACATCGCCAAATGGGAAAGTAAGTGGGAATATAATGACATCAAGATAAATGGGGATGTTGCAGCTCAGCAGGGTATTAGGTTTAATATATTTCACCTAAATCAAACTTATACAGGTGAAGATGCCCGATTAAATATTGGACCAAAAGGCTTCACGGGAGAGAAATACGGTGGTGTAACTTATTGGGACACAGAGGCTTATTGTTTGCCTTTCTATTTAGCTACTGCAGAACCATCAGTTGCAAAAAACTTACTTGTTTACCGTCATAATCATTTACAAAAAGCGATTGAGAATGCCTCTCTTTTAGGTTTTGACAAAGGTGCGGCCTTATACCCCATGGTTACCATGAATGGGGAGGAGTGCCATAATGAATGGGAGATTACATTTGAAGAAATTCATAGAAACGGTGCGATTGCTCATGCTATTTATGATTATATCCAATACACTGGGGATGAGAGTTACTTAGCTCAATTTGGACTAGATGTGTTGATTGGAATTAGTCGCTTTTGGGCTCAAAGAGTAAATTGGTCTAATGCGAAAGAAAAGTATGTAATGTTGGGCGTAACAGGTCCAAATGAATACGAAAACAATGTAAATAACAATTGGTATACCAATTATATCGCAGTTTGGACGCTCAAATATACTTTAGAAGCAATTCAAAAAGTTAGCCAAACTGAGGAGAATAGATATAATGAAATTGCGTCAAACTTAAACTTTGACCGAGAGGGAGAATCAGGAAAGTGGCAGCATATTATTGATAATATGTACTTAGGATATGATGAGGAGCGAAAAGTGTTTTTACAACAAGATGGTTTCTTAGACAAAGAACTTCTTGCCACAGCAGAAATCACCGAACATAGGCCTATCAATCAGAAATGGTCGTGGGATCGTATTTTGAGATCATGTTTCATCAAGCAGGCGGATGTACTTCAAGGTATGTACTTTTTCGAAAACGACTTTAGCATAGAGGAATTGGAGCGAAACTTTGATTTCTACGAGCCTATGACTGTTCATGAAAGCTCTCTTTCACCATGTATTCATACAATTCTAGCTTGTAAACTCGGTAGGTTAGAAAAAGCTTACGAAATGTACGTACGTACCGCAAGATTAGATATAGATGACTACAATAATGATACAGAAGATGGACTTCACATTACGTCTATGGCGGGCACTTGGTTGTCAGTCGTTAAAGGGTTCGGAGGAATGAAAGTTACTGACGATGGTTTAACCTTTAATCCTCAACTTCCTTCACAGTGGGAATCATTCTCTTTTAGAGTAGGTCATAAGGGCAAATTATACGAAGTTGTAGTTGATAAAAGTGGTCATAAAGTGAGTGAAATTTAA
- a CDS encoding DNA-binding transcriptional regulator, MarR family yields MQTPNFDAIDPSICINGKMKRLQRLVNNRYQEFLEPYGMKGSILSILFIIGKKPGINQKQISENLILDASTMSRDIKMLASKGYIEKERDNIDKRNTIFFLSTEGKAFLEEIVPHWQRAHDEMNTFLDKSSISTIDQVISTLKAAQQ; encoded by the coding sequence ATGCAAACACCTAACTTCGATGCCATTGATCCTAGCATATGTATCAATGGAAAAATGAAACGCTTGCAAAGATTAGTAAATAATAGGTATCAAGAGTTTCTCGAACCATACGGTATGAAAGGTAGCATACTTTCGATTCTATTTATCATTGGAAAGAAGCCAGGAATAAATCAAAAACAGATTTCTGAAAATCTTATTCTTGATGCTTCTACCATGAGCCGAGATATTAAAATGTTAGCTTCAAAAGGGTACATTGAAAAAGAAAGAGATAACATAGATAAAAGAAACACTATATTTTTTTTAAGTACTGAGGGCAAAGCTTTTCTTGAAGAAATAGTACCGCATTGGCAAAGAGCACACGACGAAATGAACACATTTTTAGATAAAAGCAGTATTTCTACGATTGATCAAGTAATTTCAACCCTTAAAGCTGCTCAACAGTAA
- a CDS encoding azurin — translation MKRIAFFLALATAGFSCNSSSETKEDVNYNTGAAESSASTEATEEVATTETSEAVIEIESNDQMKYNLSEIRVKAGQKVKLTLKHVGKLPKASMGHNFVLLKDGTDIAKFAMAAGQARDSDYIADESSIIAHTKIIGGGESDTIEFDAPALGIYDFICSFPGHYAIMKGKFIVE, via the coding sequence ATGAAAAGAATAGCATTTTTTTTAGCCCTAGCGACAGCCGGGTTTTCGTGTAACTCAAGTAGTGAAACAAAAGAAGACGTCAATTATAATACAGGAGCGGCAGAGTCATCTGCTAGTACAGAAGCAACTGAAGAAGTAGCAACTACAGAAACCAGTGAAGCAGTAATAGAGATAGAATCAAATGACCAAATGAAATATAACCTTTCTGAAATAAGGGTTAAAGCTGGTCAAAAGGTAAAGTTGACACTAAAGCATGTTGGAAAACTACCAAAAGCTAGCATGGGTCATAATTTCGTATTATTAAAAGACGGAACAGACATTGCTAAGTTTGCAATGGCGGCTGGTCAAGCACGTGATAGTGATTACATCGCTGATGAATCTTCTATTATAGCACATACCAAAATTATTGGAGGAGGAGAATCAGATACAATTGAGTTTGACGCCCCTGCCCTTGGAATTTATGATTTCATTTGTAGTTTCCCTGGACACTATGCGATAATGAAAGGTAAGTTCATCGTAGAATAA